The Triticum dicoccoides isolate Atlit2015 ecotype Zavitan chromosome 6A, WEW_v2.0, whole genome shotgun sequence genome has a window encoding:
- the LOC119314232 gene encoding uncharacterized protein LOC119314232 produces the protein MLRLRECVVSRLLFSPSTSPICSLRRLLSATASPHISPNPSSFAIEEYLVGTCGLTRPQALKASTKLSHLKSPTKPDAVLTFLAGLGLSGADVAAVVGKDPRLLCAKVDQTLAPKVVGLTGLGLSRPDIARLVSLAPECLRSRNIVSKLRYYQPLFGSFHSFLRLLKRSSHLVSSDLDKLVKPNVAFLRDCGLGACDIAKLCIAVPRMLTTNPERIGAMVACAERLGVPRGAGMFRLALQAVAFLTEEKIAAKVDYLKNTFRWSDAQVRVAVCGAPFVLRKSKESLKRRSEFLFSEVGLEPVYVAHRPIILCLSLDGRVRPRYYVLKFLKENGLVDRELSFHTAVMMTEKVFVEKLICPHKEAAPHLAEDYAAACKGEVPTNFRFT, from the coding sequence ATGCTCCGCCTCCGTGAGTGCGTCGTTTCCCGTCTCCTATTTTCGCCCTCCACCTCTCCCATCTGCTCTCTTCGCCGCCTGCTCTCCGCCACCGCGTCGCCCCACATTTCCCCGAACCCTAGCAGCTTCGCCATCGAGGAGTACCTCGTCGGCACCTGCGGGCTCACCCGGCCCCAAGCCCTCAAGGCCTCCACCAAGCTCTCCCACCTCAAATCCCCCACCAAGCCCGACGCCGTCCtcaccttcctcgccggcctcggcctctccggcgccgacgtcgccgccgtcgtcggcaAAGACCCGCGGCTCCTATGCGCCAAAGTGGACCAAACACTGGCCCCTAAGGTCGTCGGGCTTACTGGCCTAGGTCTCTCGCGTCCTGACATCGCCCGCCTCGTCTCCCTCGCCCCCGAATGCTTACGCTCCAGAAACATCGTCTCCAAGCTGCGCTACTACCAGCCCCTCTTCGGCTCCTTCCACAGCTTCCTCCGGCTGCTCAAGCGCTCATCCCACCTTGTGTCGTCGGACCTCGATAAGTTGGTCAAGCCCAATGTTGCCTTCCTGAGGGACTGCGGGCTAGGTGCTTGTGATATTGCCAAGCTGTGTATCGCTGTGCCGAGGATGCTGACCACCAACCCGGAGCGCATCGGCGCAATGGTGGCATGTGCTGAAAGATTAGGTGTACCTCGTGGTGCTGGGATGTTCAGGCTAGCGCTACAGGCTGTCGCGTTTCTCACTGAGGAGAAGATCGCCGCCAAAGTGGACTACTTGAAGAATACATTCAGGTGGTCTGATGCCCAAGTGCGCGTTGCTGTGTGTGGCGCTCCGTTTGTGCTGAGGAAGTCCAAGGAATCTCTGAAGCGTAGGTCTGAGTTCCTATTCTCTGAGGTGGGACTGGAACCCGTTTACGTTGCTCATCGACCGATAATTCTCTGTCTTAGCCTGGATGGACGGGTCAGGCCCAGGTACTATGTTCTGAAGTTCCTCAAGGAAAATGGATTAGTAGATCGCGAGCTGAGCTTCCATACTGCAGTCATGATGACTGAGAAGGTATTTGTGGAGAAGCTCATATGCCCTCACAAGGAAGCCGCACCACACCTTGCTGAAGATTATGCAGCAGCTTGCAAAGGGGAAGTGCCTACTAATTTCAGATTTACATGA